From Nitrobacter sp. NHB1, a single genomic window includes:
- a CDS encoding peptidylprolyl isomerase, with protein sequence MADNDNTLILETTQGPVTIEMRPDLAPGHVARIKELVREGFYDGIVFHRVIDGFMAQTGCPQGTGTGGSGTKLKAEFNKEPHVRGTTSMARAQSPDSGDSQFFICFGEASFLDGQYTVWGKVTEGMENVDKIKRGEPVQNPDKIVKARMAADAA encoded by the coding sequence ATGGCTGACAACGACAACACTTTGATCCTCGAAACCACACAGGGGCCCGTGACCATCGAGATGCGTCCCGATCTCGCTCCCGGTCATGTTGCGCGGATCAAGGAGCTGGTGCGTGAAGGCTTCTACGACGGCATCGTCTTCCATCGCGTCATCGACGGCTTCATGGCGCAGACCGGATGCCCCCAAGGCACCGGGACGGGCGGCTCGGGCACGAAACTGAAGGCCGAGTTCAACAAGGAGCCGCATGTGCGCGGCACGACATCCATGGCGCGGGCGCAAAGTCCGGATTCAGGCGACAGCCAGTTCTTCATCTGCTTCGGCGAAGCCTCGTTCCTGGACGGACAATACACCGTCTGGGGCAAGGTGACCGAAGGCATGGAGAACGTCGACAAGATCAAGCGCGGCGAGCCGGTGCAAAATCCCGACAAGATCGTCAAGGCACGTATGGCTGCCGATGCGGCTTGA
- a CDS encoding peptidylprolyl isomerase, with product MIRILGLVAALMFAIPAFAQPLPANLDKQNAIVIETTKGTIVIKLRTDIAPKHAERIKQLARDGFYNNVPFHRVMAGFMAQTGDGQNFNGTGGSKYPNLKAEFSNVPFKRGVVGMARAGSPDSANSQFFICFADASFLNGKYTVVGDVVSGMDVVDKLKKAPAGSASGTVTDPDKMLKVQVASDIK from the coding sequence ATGATTAGAATCCTTGGCCTCGTCGCCGCGTTGATGTTCGCGATCCCCGCTTTCGCCCAGCCGCTGCCGGCCAACCTCGACAAGCAGAACGCGATCGTGATCGAGACCACGAAGGGCACCATCGTCATCAAGCTGCGGACCGACATCGCGCCCAAACATGCCGAGCGCATCAAGCAGCTCGCTCGTGATGGCTTCTACAACAACGTTCCGTTCCATCGCGTCATGGCCGGCTTCATGGCGCAAACCGGCGACGGCCAGAATTTCAACGGCACCGGCGGATCGAAATATCCGAACCTCAAGGCTGAGTTCTCCAACGTGCCGTTCAAGCGCGGCGTGGTCGGCATGGCGCGCGCGGGAAGTCCGGACTCGGCGAACTCGCAGTTTTTCATCTGCTTTGCCGACGCCTCCTTCCTCAACGGCAAATACACCGTGGTGGGCGATGTCGTCTCCGGCATGGATGTGGTGGACAAGCTGAAGAAGGCGCCCGCCGGCTCGGCGAGTGGCACTGTCACCGACCCGGACAAGATGCTGAAGGTTCAGGTTGCCTCCGACATCAAGTGA
- the coaD gene encoding pantetheine-phosphate adenylyltransferase: MSRVALYPGSFDPVTNGHVDVVRHAVVLCDRLVVAIGIHPGKTPLFPAEERLAMVRSVFAPVAAKAGCAFDCTTYDDLTIAAAQKAGATILVRGLRDGTDLDYEMQIAGMNEAMAPGVHTVFVPASPGVRPITATLVRQIAAMGGDVSAFVPQPVASSLKTKFAG, translated from the coding sequence ATGTCTCGCGTCGCGCTCTATCCCGGATCGTTCGACCCCGTCACCAACGGTCACGTTGATGTCGTCAGGCACGCTGTCGTCCTGTGCGACCGGCTGGTCGTTGCCATCGGCATTCATCCGGGCAAGACGCCGCTGTTCCCGGCCGAGGAGCGTCTTGCGATGGTGCGCTCGGTGTTCGCCCCGGTTGCCGCAAAAGCCGGCTGCGCCTTCGACTGCACGACCTACGACGATCTCACGATTGCCGCGGCGCAAAAGGCCGGCGCCACGATCCTGGTCCGCGGCCTGCGCGACGGCACCGATCTCGATTATGAAATGCAGATCGCGGGCATGAACGAGGCCATGGCGCCCGGCGTGCATACGGTATTCGTCCCGGCTTCGCCCGGCGTTCGCCCGATCACCGCCACACTGGTGCGTCAGATCGCAGCCATGGGCGGCGATGTATCAGCTTTCGTTCCGCAACCGGTCGCATCGAGTCTCAAGACCAAATTCGCCGGTTGA
- the gyrA gene encoding DNA gyrase subunit A, whose amino-acid sequence MSDTEDTKSGEPPAPSGIRPVSILDEMKRSYLDYAMSVIVARALPDARDGLKPVHRRILYAMYENGFEWNKPYRKSARTVGDVIGKYHPHGDQSVYDALVRMAQGFSMRVPLIDGQGNFGSVDGDMAAAMRYTESRLTKIAQSLLDDIDKDTVDFQPNYDSSEKEPAVLPAKFPNLLVNGAGGIAVGMATNIPPHNLGEVIDACVALIDDPALGIDDLINIVPGPDFPTGGIILGRQGIRSAYHLGRGSIVMRGKVSIEPARKDREAIIVSEIPYQVNKATMVERIAELVRDKKIEGISDLRDESDRDGFRVVVELKRDAVPEVVLNQLYRFTPLQTNFGANMVALDAGRPQLMNLKDFLTLFIAFREQVVTRRTKFLLNKARDRAHILVGLAIAVANIDEIIRVIRTSPDPTTARETLMSRDWPAKDVAAMITLIDDPRHRLNEDGTARLSMEQAKAILDLRLQRLTALGREEISEELDKLAVEIADYLDILRSRARVQAIIKTELGAVKAEFATPRKTVIVEQEGEVEDEDLIQREDMVVTVSHAGYVKRVPLSTYRAQKRGGKGRSGMQTREEDFVSRLFVASTHTPVLFFSSRGQVYKEKVWRLPMAAPNARGKAMINILPLEQTERITTIMPLPEDESSWANFDVMFATTSGTVRRNKLSDFVDVRRSGIIAMKLGEGEAIVDVQICTERDDVLLTAAGGQCIRFPVSDVRVFSGRTSMGVRGIALAEGDRVISLSILHHFDATPAERAAYLKQSGAIRRAATGEDIEPEEATPEADEAAHTDLSLPEGRYVEMGAAEQFVLTVTAHGYGKRSSSFEFRVSGRGGKGIRASDPTKLGEIGHLVAGFPVEMSDQIMLVSDGGQLIRVPVEGIRITSRASKGVRVFTTAEDERVVSVEHIREENENGNGG is encoded by the coding sequence TTGTCAGACACTGAAGATACGAAGTCCGGAGAGCCGCCGGCGCCTTCGGGCATTCGGCCCGTTTCCATCCTCGATGAGATGAAGCGCAGCTATCTCGATTACGCCATGAGCGTGATCGTGGCACGCGCGCTGCCGGATGCGCGCGACGGTCTCAAGCCGGTTCACCGGCGCATTCTCTATGCGATGTACGAGAACGGTTTCGAGTGGAACAAGCCTTATCGCAAGTCGGCGCGCACCGTCGGCGACGTCATCGGTAAATACCATCCCCACGGCGACCAGTCGGTTTACGACGCGCTGGTGCGCATGGCGCAGGGTTTCTCCATGCGCGTGCCGCTGATCGACGGGCAGGGCAATTTCGGCTCGGTGGACGGCGATATGGCCGCGGCCATGCGTTACACCGAATCCCGCCTGACCAAGATCGCGCAATCGCTGCTCGACGATATCGACAAGGACACCGTCGACTTCCAGCCCAACTACGACAGCAGCGAGAAAGAGCCGGCGGTCCTTCCGGCGAAGTTTCCGAACCTTTTGGTCAACGGCGCCGGCGGCATTGCCGTCGGCATGGCCACCAATATCCCACCGCACAATCTCGGCGAAGTCATCGACGCCTGCGTGGCGCTGATCGACGATCCCGCGCTCGGAATCGACGACCTCATCAACATCGTGCCGGGTCCGGATTTCCCGACCGGCGGCATCATTCTGGGACGACAGGGCATTCGCTCGGCCTATCACCTCGGCCGGGGCTCGATCGTGATGCGCGGCAAGGTCTCGATCGAGCCGGCGCGCAAGGACCGCGAAGCGATCATCGTTTCCGAAATTCCCTATCAGGTGAACAAGGCGACGATGGTCGAGCGCATCGCCGAACTGGTGCGTGACAAGAAGATCGAAGGCATCTCGGATTTGCGCGACGAATCCGACCGCGACGGTTTCCGTGTCGTCGTTGAATTGAAGCGCGACGCCGTTCCGGAAGTCGTGCTCAACCAGCTCTACAGGTTCACGCCGCTGCAAACCAACTTCGGCGCCAACATGGTGGCGCTGGATGCGGGCCGTCCGCAGCTCATGAATCTGAAAGACTTTCTGACCTTGTTCATCGCCTTCCGCGAACAGGTCGTCACCCGCCGCACCAAGTTCCTGCTCAACAAGGCGCGCGACCGCGCTCACATCCTGGTCGGCCTCGCCATCGCTGTCGCCAACATCGACGAGATCATCCGCGTCATCCGCACCTCGCCGGATCCGACCACCGCCCGCGAAACCTTGATGTCGCGCGACTGGCCGGCCAAGGACGTCGCGGCAATGATCACGCTGATCGACGATCCGCGCCATCGCCTGAATGAAGACGGCACGGCGCGGCTGTCGATGGAGCAGGCCAAGGCCATTCTCGATCTGCGCCTGCAGCGCTTGACCGCGCTCGGCCGCGAGGAAATCTCCGAAGAACTCGACAAGCTCGCCGTCGAGATCGCCGATTATCTGGATATCCTGCGTTCGCGCGCCCGCGTGCAGGCGATCATCAAGACCGAGCTTGGTGCGGTGAAGGCCGAATTCGCCACCCCGCGCAAGACCGTCATCGTCGAGCAGGAAGGCGAGGTCGAGGACGAGGACCTGATCCAGCGCGAGGACATGGTTGTGACCGTCTCGCACGCCGGCTACGTCAAGCGGGTGCCGCTGTCGACCTATCGGGCGCAAAAGCGCGGCGGCAAGGGCCGCTCTGGCATGCAGACCCGCGAAGAGGATTTCGTCTCGAGGCTGTTCGTGGCGTCCACCCACACGCCGGTGCTGTTCTTCTCGTCACGCGGCCAGGTCTACAAGGAAAAGGTCTGGCGCCTGCCGATGGCGGCCCCGAATGCGCGCGGCAAGGCGATGATTAACATCCTGCCGCTCGAACAAACCGAGCGCATCACCACCATCATGCCGCTGCCCGAGGATGAATCGTCCTGGGCCAACTTTGATGTGATGTTCGCGACCACCAGCGGCACGGTCCGGCGCAACAAGCTTTCCGATTTCGTCGACGTCCGGCGCTCCGGCATCATCGCGATGAAACTCGGCGAGGGCGAGGCAATCGTCGACGTGCAGATCTGCACCGAGCGCGACGACGTGCTGCTGACTGCCGCTGGCGGCCAGTGCATCCGTTTCCCGGTGTCCGACGTGCGGGTGTTCTCGGGCCGGACGTCGATGGGCGTGCGGGGTATCGCACTGGCTGAAGGCGACCGGGTGATCTCGCTGTCGATTCTCCATCATTTCGATGCGACGCCGGCCGAGCGCGCCGCCTATCTGAAACAGTCCGGTGCGATCCGCCGTGCCGCCACCGGCGAGGATATCGAGCCCGAAGAGGCGACGCCGGAGGCCGACGAGGCCGCGCATACCGATCTCTCGCTGCCCGAGGGGCGCTATGTGGAGATGGGCGCCGCCGAGCAGTTCGTGCTCACTGTCACGGCGCATGGCTATGGCAAGCGGTCGTCGTCGTTCGAATTCAGGGTTTCGGGACGTGGCGGTAAGGGCATCCGCGCCAGCGATCCGACCAAGCTCGGCGAGATCGGGCATCTGGTGGCGGGATTCCCGGTGGAGATGTCGGACCAGATCATGCTGGTGAGCGATGGCGGGCAATTGATCCGGGTGCCGGTGGAGGGTATCCGCATCACGAGCCGCGCCTCCAAGGGCGTTCGCGTCTTCACCACGGCGGAGGACGAGCGCGTGGTGTCGGTCGAGCACATCCGCGAGGAGAACGAGAACGGCAACGGCGGATAG
- the scpB gene encoding SMC-Scp complex subunit ScpB, whose protein sequence is MASLAEMRVERLDEPQLEHPAARPEELRLLEALLFASSEPLDQAALAKRMPDGVDIKVALAQLQADYASRGVNLVRIANKWTFRTAGDLAWLMTRESTETRRLSRAAIEMLAIIAYHQPVTRAEIEEIRGVVTSKGTLDVLLETGWIKPRGRRKTPGRPLTFGTTEAFLSQFTLESLGDLPGLEELKGTGLLDSRLPGGFMVPTPSDDPALHDDEDPLEAGDLELALAPALEPESDDSADGDVGANDPSGSGRNADIDDERP, encoded by the coding sequence ATGGCAAGCCTGGCGGAAATGCGCGTGGAGCGGCTCGATGAACCTCAGTTGGAACACCCCGCAGCGCGCCCCGAGGAATTGCGGTTGCTGGAGGCGCTGCTGTTTGCCTCGTCCGAGCCGCTGGATCAGGCGGCGCTGGCCAAGCGGATGCCCGACGGCGTCGACATCAAGGTCGCGCTCGCGCAATTACAAGCGGACTACGCCTCGCGCGGGGTCAATCTGGTGCGCATCGCCAACAAGTGGACGTTCCGCACTGCGGGCGATCTGGCCTGGCTGATGACGCGGGAAAGCACGGAGACCCGGCGCCTGTCGCGCGCGGCCATCGAGATGCTGGCGATCATTGCCTACCATCAGCCCGTGACCCGTGCGGAGATCGAGGAAATCCGCGGCGTCGTCACCTCCAAGGGTACGCTCGATGTGCTGCTGGAGACCGGCTGGATCAAGCCGCGCGGCCGCCGCAAGACACCGGGTCGCCCGCTCACTTTCGGAACCACGGAGGCGTTCCTGTCCCAGTTCACTCTCGAAAGCCTCGGCGACCTGCCGGGCCTGGAGGAGCTGAAGGGAACGGGGTTGCTGGATTCCCGTCTGCCCGGCGGCTTCATGGTTCCGACGCCATCCGACGATCCCGCTTTGCACGACGATGAGGATCCGCTCGAGGCCGGCGATCTCGAACTGGCGCTGGCCCCGGCTCTGGAGCCGGAAAGCGACGATTCCGCCGACGGCGATGTCGGCGCGAACGATCCCTCGGGCAGCGGCCGGAATGCCGATATCGACGACGAACGTCCGTAA
- a CDS encoding segregation and condensation protein A: protein MSAEILSFETGRPAARVDDNDVALMVDVEGYEGPLDLLLALARQQKVDLSKISILALADQYLVFIEAARKIRLELAADYLVMAAWLAFLKSRLLLPEPATADGPSAGEMATALANRLRRLEAIREASNRLMNRQQLRRDIFPRGNPEAIAEIRHPRFTATLFDLLTAYAAQRQQRVLATVHMAKRTVWSLSEARASLERLVGLSGEDWGCLDDYLMTFVVDPSQRATIFASSFASALELVREGVMDLNQKEAFAPLYFRKRASQPASAPVTGSDAPAQ from the coding sequence ATGAGCGCGGAAATTCTGTCGTTTGAAACGGGACGGCCGGCCGCGCGCGTCGATGATAACGACGTTGCGCTCATGGTCGATGTCGAGGGCTATGAAGGCCCGCTTGACCTGTTGCTGGCGCTGGCGCGGCAGCAGAAGGTCGACCTGTCGAAAATCTCAATTCTGGCGCTCGCCGACCAGTACCTCGTTTTCATCGAGGCGGCGCGCAAGATTCGTCTCGAACTGGCCGCCGATTATCTGGTGATGGCGGCGTGGTTGGCGTTCCTGAAATCGCGATTGCTGCTGCCGGAACCGGCGACTGCGGACGGACCGAGCGCCGGCGAGATGGCCACGGCGCTCGCCAATCGCCTGCGCCGCCTCGAGGCCATCCGGGAAGCGTCGAACCGCCTGATGAACCGCCAGCAACTGCGGCGCGACATCTTTCCGCGCGGAAATCCGGAGGCGATCGCGGAGATCCGCCATCCGCGGTTTACGGCGACGTTGTTCGACCTGCTCACCGCCTATGCCGCGCAGCGCCAGCAGCGCGTCTTGGCGACCGTCCACATGGCCAAGCGCACGGTCTGGTCGTTGAGCGAGGCGCGGGCGTCCCTGGAGCGTCTGGTCGGCCTGTCCGGCGAGGACTGGGGATGCCTCGACGACTATCTGATGACCTTTGTCGTCGATCCCTCGCAGCGGGCCACCATATTCGCATCGAGTTTTGCGTCCGCGCTCGAACTGGTCCGCGAAGGCGTCATGGATCTGAACCAGAAAGAGGCGTTCGCGCCGCTTTATTTTCGCAAGCGTGCGTCGCAGCCGGCATCCGCTCCGGTGACGGGGTCGGACGCTCCGGCGCAGTAA
- the nagZ gene encoding beta-N-acetylhexosaminidase → MNVRAFITGMSGLSLTAEEREFLRVERPWGFILFKRNVDNPLQVASLVQDFRETVGDSDAPVLIDQEGGRVQRLGPPHWPAYPPGAMFGALYDRDRAAGLKAARLSAQLIAADLADLGITVDCLPLADVPASGADAVIGDRAYGADPVKVATIARAVTEGLEQGGVLPVLKHIPGHGRATADTHHRLPVVDASKIDLEAIDFAAFRPLADLPMAMTAHVVFSAIDPTQPATTSATIIEQVIRGTIGFQGLLMSDDVSMNALTGSIAERTRAIVSAGCDMVLHCNGNLDEMRQVAGETPELSGKALDRARRALASRKPPQPFDREAARAELDALTAAGAAGA, encoded by the coding sequence ATGAATGTACGCGCATTTATCACGGGTATGTCCGGCCTGAGCCTGACAGCGGAGGAGCGCGAGTTCCTCCGCGTCGAGCGGCCATGGGGCTTTATTCTATTCAAGCGCAATGTCGATAACCCCCTGCAAGTTGCGAGTTTGGTTCAAGACTTTCGGGAGACGGTCGGCGATAGCGACGCCCCCGTCCTGATCGATCAGGAAGGCGGCCGCGTGCAGCGGCTGGGTCCGCCGCACTGGCCGGCCTATCCGCCGGGCGCGATGTTTGGCGCCCTTTATGACCGCGACCGCGCCGCGGGGCTGAAAGCGGCGCGGCTCAGCGCGCAACTGATCGCGGCCGACCTCGCCGATCTCGGCATTACCGTCGATTGCCTGCCACTGGCGGACGTTCCGGCGTCCGGCGCCGATGCCGTCATCGGTGATCGCGCCTATGGCGCCGATCCGGTCAAGGTCGCGACAATCGCGCGCGCCGTCACCGAGGGGCTGGAGCAGGGTGGCGTTCTGCCGGTTCTCAAGCACATTCCGGGGCATGGGCGGGCGACCGCCGACACCCACCATCGGCTGCCGGTCGTGGATGCCTCGAAGATTGACCTGGAAGCCATTGATTTTGCTGCATTCAGGCCGCTCGCCGACCTGCCGATGGCGATGACCGCACATGTTGTGTTCAGCGCGATTGATCCCACACAACCGGCCACGACTTCTGCGACAATCATCGAACAGGTGATTCGCGGAACGATCGGGTTCCAGGGATTGTTGATGAGTGATGACGTGTCCATGAATGCGTTGACGGGATCAATTGCCGAGCGGACCCGGGCAATCGTTTCGGCCGGTTGCGACATGGTCCTGCATTGCAACGGCAATCTCGACGAAATGCGTCAGGTCGCCGGGGAAACCCCGGAGCTGTCGGGAAAAGCGCTGGACCGTGCGCGACGGGCCCTGGCATCGCGCAAGCCGCCGCAGCCGTTCGACCGCGAGGCGGCGCGGGCGGAACTCGACGCGTTGACGGCAGCGGGAGCAGCAGGCGCATGA
- a CDS encoding SPOR domain-containing protein, which produces MAHRYQDRPFPEDDDYGRDDRRATAQAEPDPLAELARLIGQTDPFGDIKRSAPTIPADDPVDHFEPLPPIEDDAPASPPSWIQRRMAQPDPPQDVEVAPHPVLRRAAVYPDDQPHVQHPEPESYLPQADPDRYDDVLYGRLPDEQRAYAYEDRVPRDAYQDQFPRETYSEAPFGYQDGYGEEGEEPAPRRRGRMATVVAVLALAVLGTGAAYAYRTYVGTSPSGAPPVIKADAEPNKIVPRQASTGDAVGKLIQDRMSTENGTEQMVSREEQPVDVKEATTSGPRVVFPPLNQNANPPSAASVAPNIRPPATVANGTLAGDEPRRVRTLTVRGDQADVAAATIARHESQAAPAPVATRHTPAATAASGANPPLSLSPQGANEPRTRMASTNPGQQASAVASAGGYLVQVSSQRNEADAQASFRVLQGKFPSVLGSRTLLVKRADLGARGVYYRAMVGPFGSSEEASRVCGSLKSAGGQCVVQRN; this is translated from the coding sequence ATGGCTCATCGATATCAGGACCGGCCTTTCCCGGAGGACGACGATTACGGGCGCGACGATCGCCGCGCGACCGCCCAGGCGGAGCCCGATCCGCTTGCCGAACTGGCCCGGCTGATCGGCCAGACCGATCCCTTCGGCGATATCAAACGCAGCGCACCGACGATCCCCGCGGATGATCCCGTCGATCACTTTGAGCCGCTGCCCCCGATCGAAGACGACGCTCCCGCTTCGCCGCCGTCGTGGATTCAAAGGCGGATGGCTCAACCTGATCCGCCGCAAGACGTCGAAGTCGCGCCGCACCCGGTTTTGCGGCGCGCGGCTGTCTATCCCGACGATCAGCCGCACGTTCAGCACCCCGAGCCGGAGTCCTATCTTCCTCAGGCCGATCCCGACCGCTATGACGACGTGCTGTACGGCCGTCTGCCGGACGAGCAGCGCGCGTATGCGTATGAGGACCGCGTTCCCCGCGATGCGTATCAGGATCAGTTTCCCCGCGAGACGTATTCGGAAGCGCCTTTCGGCTATCAGGACGGCTACGGGGAAGAGGGGGAAGAACCGGCTCCCAGGCGTCGCGGCAGGATGGCGACGGTGGTCGCGGTTCTGGCGCTCGCGGTCCTCGGCACCGGGGCAGCGTATGCCTACCGCACCTATGTCGGCACGTCCCCGAGCGGCGCGCCGCCGGTCATCAAGGCCGACGCCGAACCCAACAAGATCGTTCCGCGGCAGGCCAGTACGGGCGATGCCGTCGGCAAGTTGATTCAGGACCGGATGTCCACGGAGAACGGCACCGAGCAAATGGTGTCGCGTGAAGAGCAGCCCGTCGACGTCAAGGAAGCCACGACCTCCGGTCCGCGCGTGGTATTCCCGCCATTGAACCAGAACGCCAATCCGCCGTCTGCGGCAAGCGTGGCGCCGAATATCCGGCCTCCCGCGACCGTCGCGAACGGGACACTTGCCGGCGACGAACCGCGCAGGGTCAGGACGCTGACGGTTCGTGGCGATCAGGCCGATGTTGCGGCTGCAACTATCGCCCGGCATGAATCTCAGGCAGCTCCAGCACCTGTCGCCACCCGGCATACGCCTGCGGCCACCGCTGCGTCTGGTGCAAATCCGCCGCTGTCGCTGTCCCCGCAGGGCGCCAACGAACCGCGGACCCGGATGGCTTCGACCAATCCGGGCCAGCAGGCGTCGGCCGTAGCCAGCGCCGGCGGCTATCTGGTCCAGGTCTCATCGCAACGGAACGAAGCGGACGCGCAGGCCTCGTTCCGGGTGCTGCAGGGCAAATTCCCGTCGGTGCTGGGGTCGCGGACTCTATTGGTCAAACGCGCCGACCTTGGTGCGAGAGGTGTCTACTATCGCGCGATGGTTGGGCCGTTCGGCTCGTCCGAGGAAGCATCGCGCGTCTGCGGCAGCCTCAAATCGGCCGGCGGACAGTGCGTCGTCCAAAGGAATTAA
- the argS gene encoding arginine--tRNA ligase has protein sequence MTNSSPSQHLFADVLARVHTACAALAEDGALPAGLDLSRIVVEPPRDASHGDMATNVAMVLAKDAKTKPRDLAETIAAKLRTDGLIDRVEIAGPGFINLTLKPQVWSDALRTVLREGEDYGRSAIGAGEKVNVEYVSANPTGPMHVGHCRGAVFGDALANLLSMAGCDVTREYYINDAGAQVDVLARSAFLRYREALGEDIGEIPEGLYPGDYLKPVGQALAAEHGDRLLSASDAEWLPVARAKAIAMMMEMIKGDLAALNIGHEVFFSERSLIDGGNDRVAATIDFLRAKGDVYEGRLPPPKGAPVEDYEDREQTLFRATAYGDDIDRPLKKSDGGYTYFASDIAYHKTKFDRGFLNMVDVWGADHGGYIKRVQAAIKAVTAGKATLDVKIVQLVKLLRNGEPVKMSKRSGDFVTLREVVDEVGSDAVRFMMLFRKNDAVLDFDLAKVIEQSKDNPVFYVQYGHARGFSIFRNAREAFPDLPDDALKRAAFLADAAVERLTDPAELGLLRRLALYPRTVEAAALAHEPHRIAFYLYDLASEFHALWTKGRDMPHLRFIINNDAVITRARLALVQGVVSVLASGLAVLGVHAPNEMR, from the coding sequence ATGACCAATTCCAGTCCATCGCAGCACCTTTTCGCGGACGTGCTTGCGCGGGTGCATACGGCGTGTGCGGCGCTTGCGGAAGACGGCGCGCTGCCGGCGGGACTTGACCTGTCGCGGATCGTGGTCGAGCCACCCCGCGACGCCTCCCATGGCGACATGGCGACCAATGTCGCGATGGTGCTGGCGAAGGATGCTAAAACCAAGCCGCGCGATCTTGCCGAGACGATTGCCGCAAAACTGCGCACCGACGGCCTGATCGACAGGGTCGAGATCGCCGGTCCCGGCTTCATCAATCTGACCCTGAAGCCGCAGGTCTGGTCGGATGCGCTGCGCACCGTGCTGCGGGAAGGCGAGGACTATGGCCGCAGCGCGATCGGCGCGGGCGAGAAGGTCAACGTCGAATACGTCTCCGCCAATCCGACCGGCCCCATGCATGTCGGTCATTGCCGCGGCGCGGTGTTCGGCGATGCGCTCGCCAACCTGCTGTCGATGGCAGGCTGCGATGTGACGCGCGAATACTACATCAACGATGCGGGCGCGCAGGTGGACGTGCTGGCGCGCTCGGCATTCCTGCGCTACCGCGAGGCGTTAGGTGAGGATATTGGCGAGATCCCGGAAGGGCTTTATCCCGGCGATTATCTCAAGCCAGTCGGGCAGGCGCTCGCCGCCGAGCACGGCGACAGGCTGCTGAGCGCGTCGGACGCGGAGTGGCTCCCGGTCGCGCGCGCCAAAGCCATCGCCATGATGATGGAGATGATCAAGGGCGACCTCGCAGCGCTCAACATTGGGCATGAGGTGTTCTTCTCGGAGCGCTCACTGATCGATGGCGGCAATGACCGCGTCGCCGCGACCATCGATTTCCTGCGCGCGAAGGGCGACGTCTACGAGGGACGGTTGCCGCCGCCGAAAGGCGCGCCGGTCGAAGACTATGAGGATCGCGAGCAGACCCTGTTCCGCGCCACTGCCTATGGCGACGATATCGATCGCCCGCTCAAAAAATCGGACGGCGGCTACACCTATTTCGCGTCCGATATCGCCTATCACAAAACCAAGTTCGACCGCGGCTTTCTCAACATGGTCGATGTCTGGGGCGCCGATCACGGCGGCTACATCAAGCGCGTGCAGGCCGCGATCAAGGCGGTGACGGCGGGCAAGGCGACGCTCGACGTCAAGATTGTGCAGCTCGTGAAGCTGTTGCGCAACGGCGAGCCGGTAAAGATGTCGAAACGCTCCGGCGATTTCGTCACCTTGCGCGAAGTGGTCGATGAAGTCGGCTCCGATGCGGTGCGCTTCATGATGCTGTTCCGCAAGAACGACGCGGTGCTGGATTTCGACCTCGCCAAAGTCATCGAGCAGTCGAAAGACAACCCGGTGTTCTACGTGCAGTACGGCCACGCCCGTGGATTTTCGATCTTCCGCAATGCCCGCGAGGCGTTCCCGGACCTGCCGGACGACGCCTTAAAACGTGCCGCTTTTCTTGCTGACGCTGCCGTCGAACGGCTGACCGATCCGGCGGAACTCGGATTGCTGCGGCGGCTTGCGCTTTATCCGCGAACCGTCGAAGCCGCCGCGCTCGCGCACGAGCCGCACCGGATCGCATTCTACCTCTATGATCTCGCAAGCGAATTTCACGCGCTCTGGACGAAAGGGCGCGATATGCCTCATTTACGCTTCATTATCAATAATGATGCAGTAATCACCAGGGCGCGGCTGGCACTGGTTCAGGGCGTCGTCTCTGTTCTGGCATCGGGACTTGCCGTTCTCGGCGTCCATGCGCCGAACGAGATGCGATAG